In Limnohabitans sp. INBF002, one genomic interval encodes:
- a CDS encoding DMT family transporter has protein sequence MPSELGTVRMRRWAVALIWLIPLLWTVNIVVARQAPGVVSAHVLALGRWGIAGAILAAFSYRELWAQRAYVWQHRWRYVALGGCGMWICGAWVYLAGESTVGMNISLIYASSPVLIALGSVIWLGERFSKRQILGVILAMTGVVHVVVKGEWVHLSNVHLVPGDLWIVATSVSWAAYALLQKRWPSPLGSTAQLAAACIGGVAVLLPFAVWELYQASTPEVGTHALWMMVATALFPGVGAYWIYGWTQKILGASRVAMTLYLGPLYTAAVGWLVLDEPLGLHHLAGGVLILSGVALVMAVQGVLSRQDVSEG, from the coding sequence ATGCCGTCTGAATTGGGCACGGTGCGCATGCGCCGTTGGGCGGTGGCGTTGATTTGGCTCATTCCTTTGCTTTGGACGGTCAACATCGTGGTGGCGCGACAGGCGCCGGGTGTGGTGTCAGCCCATGTGTTGGCTTTGGGCCGTTGGGGAATTGCTGGCGCCATCTTGGCGGCGTTCAGTTACCGTGAGCTGTGGGCGCAGCGTGCTTATGTTTGGCAACACCGCTGGCGCTATGTGGCCTTGGGCGGGTGCGGCATGTGGATTTGCGGGGCTTGGGTGTACCTGGCGGGTGAGAGCACGGTGGGGATGAATATTTCGCTCATTTATGCATCTTCGCCCGTGTTGATCGCGTTGGGCTCTGTGATTTGGTTGGGTGAGCGATTTTCTAAGCGTCAAATCCTCGGTGTCATTCTGGCCATGACGGGTGTGGTGCATGTGGTGGTGAAAGGTGAGTGGGTGCATTTGTCGAACGTGCACTTAGTGCCTGGCGATTTGTGGATCGTGGCTACTTCTGTGTCATGGGCGGCATATGCGCTGTTGCAAAAACGCTGGCCTAGTCCGTTGGGTTCAACGGCCCAGTTGGCAGCTGCTTGTATAGGCGGTGTGGCGGTGTTGTTGCCGTTTGCGGTGTGGGAGCTATATCAAGCCAGTACACCAGAAGTTGGTACACATGCTTTGTGGATGATGGTCGCTACCGCTTTGTTCCCTGGTGTGGGCGCTTATTGGATTTATGGCTGGACACAAAAGATTTTGGGTGCCAGTCGTGTGGCAATGACCTTGTACCTTGGACCGCTTTATACCGCTGCGGTGGGTTGGCTGGTGCTTGACGAGCCTTTGGGATTGCATCACTTGGCTGGTGGTGTGTTGATTTTGTCTGGCGTGGCGTTGGTCATGGCCGTGCAGGGGGTCTTGAGTCGCCAAGACGTTAGCGAAGGCTGA
- a CDS encoding acetyl-CoA C-acetyltransferase has translation MEDIVIVSAARTAVGKFGGSLAKVAATELGSIVIREALARANVDPALVGEVIMGQVLAAGAGQNPARQALMKSGISNAVPALTINAVCGSGLKSVMLAAQAVAYGDSEIVVAGGQENMSASGHVLLGSRDGQRMGNWNMIDTMIVDGLWDAYNQYHMGITAENVAKEFNITRDMQDALALASQQKASAAQDAGKFKDEIVSVNIPQRKGDPVVFNTDEYINKKTTADALAGLRPAFDKAGSVTAGNASGINDGAAAVVVMTAKKAAALGLTPLARIAAFGTSGLDPKIMGMGPVSASRKALQRAGWKASDIDLFELNEAFAAQACAVNQQLDIDPAKVNVNGGAIAIGHPIGASGCRILVTLLHEMQRTNAKKGLAALCIGGGMGVSLALER, from the coding sequence ATGGAAGACATCGTCATCGTTTCAGCCGCTCGCACTGCTGTGGGTAAGTTTGGCGGTTCACTCGCCAAAGTGGCTGCCACCGAGTTGGGCTCAATCGTGATTCGCGAAGCCTTGGCACGTGCCAACGTGGACCCCGCCTTGGTGGGCGAAGTGATCATGGGCCAAGTGCTGGCAGCGGGTGCTGGCCAAAACCCAGCCCGTCAAGCCTTGATGAAGTCTGGCATTTCTAACGCTGTGCCGGCGCTGACCATCAACGCCGTGTGTGGCTCTGGTTTGAAGTCAGTCATGTTGGCTGCGCAAGCGGTTGCGTATGGCGACAGCGAGATCGTGGTGGCCGGTGGCCAAGAAAACATGAGCGCTTCAGGCCATGTGCTGTTGGGTTCGCGTGACGGCCAACGCATGGGTAACTGGAACATGATCGACACCATGATCGTCGACGGTTTGTGGGATGCATACAACCAGTACCACATGGGCATCACGGCTGAAAACGTGGCCAAAGAATTCAACATCACCCGTGACATGCAAGACGCTTTGGCTTTGGCGAGCCAACAAAAAGCGTCTGCTGCACAAGATGCTGGCAAGTTCAAAGATGAAATCGTGTCGGTCAATATCCCACAACGCAAGGGCGACCCTGTGGTGTTCAACACCGACGAATACATCAATAAGAAAACCACGGCCGACGCGCTGGCGGGTTTGCGTCCTGCCTTCGACAAAGCAGGCTCAGTGACCGCCGGCAACGCATCAGGCATCAACGACGGCGCAGCTGCGGTCGTTGTGATGACAGCCAAGAAAGCGGCTGCTTTGGGCCTCACGCCTTTGGCTCGCATTGCGGCTTTCGGTACCAGCGGCTTGGATCCAAAAATCATGGGCATGGGCCCTGTGTCGGCTTCACGCAAAGCTTTGCAACGTGCCGGCTGGAAAGCCTCTGACATTGACTTGTTCGAACTCAACGAGGCCTTTGCCGCACAAGCCTGCGCGGTGAACCAGCAGTTGGACATCGACCCAGCCAAAGTCAACGTCAACGGTGGCGCGATTGCCATCGGTCACCCCATCGGTGCATCAGGCTGTCGCATCTTGGTGACCTTGCTGCACGAAATGCAACGCACCAATGCCAAGAAGGGCTTGGCGGCACTGTGTATCGGTGGTGGCATGGGCGTGTCATTGGCTTTGGAGCGTTGA
- a CDS encoding GntR family transcriptional regulator, with amino-acid sequence MSAVTLTPRALYEEVAELLRQRIFASELEPGSWIDEMRLAEEYGISRTPMREALKVLAAEGLVTMKVRRGAYVTEVNEKDQRDVYHLLSLLESDAAGVVAKDATVEQLQDLQALHAELTAAVADREKFFEINERFHMRLLEIANNRWRDQMVADLRKVMKLNRHNSLLKTGRLEESLKEHQAIMDALMARNVAMSVQCMNAHFANGLEAAS; translated from the coding sequence ATGTCTGCCGTCACCCTCACGCCTCGCGCCCTGTATGAAGAAGTAGCCGAACTGCTTCGTCAGCGCATTTTTGCGAGCGAGTTAGAGCCAGGCAGCTGGATTGACGAGATGCGCCTGGCCGAGGAATATGGCATCAGCCGCACCCCCATGCGCGAAGCCCTCAAGGTGCTGGCTGCCGAAGGCTTGGTGACCATGAAGGTGCGTCGCGGCGCGTATGTGACCGAGGTCAACGAGAAAGACCAGCGCGATGTGTACCACCTGCTCTCTTTGCTTGAGTCAGATGCTGCTGGCGTAGTGGCCAAAGACGCTACGGTTGAACAACTGCAAGATTTGCAAGCCCTGCACGCAGAGCTAACAGCCGCCGTGGCTGACCGCGAAAAGTTCTTTGAAATCAACGAGCGCTTTCACATGCGCTTGCTGGAAATTGCCAACAACCGTTGGCGCGACCAAATGGTGGCTGACTTGCGCAAGGTGATGAAGCTCAACCGCCACAACTCACTGCTCAAGACTGGCCGTTTGGAAGAGTCGTTGAAAGAGCACCAAGCCATCATGGATGCGCTGATGGCGCGCAACGTGGCCATGAGTGTGCAGTGCATGAACGCCCACTTCGCCAACGGCTTGGAAGCGGCAAGCTGA
- the meaB gene encoding methylmalonyl Co-A mutase-associated GTPase MeaB, producing MTPEQLLDGLLRGNAAVQRRAMAKAITLLESTRTDHRALADDLLTAMLPHTGKSFRLGISGVPGVGKSTFIEALGLYLIAQGHRVAVLTIDPSSTVSGGSILGDKTRMEFLSVHAQAYIRPSPSSGTLGGVAEKTRESMLVCEAAGYDVVIVETVGVGQSETAVANMTDMFVLLQLPNAGDDLQAIKKGVMEIADLVVINKADIDATAATRAQLQITSALQLLGMHGGAGHAHRNTEVWHPKVVQLSALLNQGVDAFWAAVCEFKALQTQNGRFAERRQHQALSWMWERIDAGLKQAFRAQPRVQTLLPQLSQHVASGQLAASTAARQLLSAYQAQG from the coding sequence GTGACACCTGAGCAGTTGCTCGACGGCTTGCTGCGCGGCAACGCTGCCGTGCAGCGTCGTGCCATGGCCAAAGCCATCACGCTTTTAGAGTCGACGCGCACCGATCACCGGGCCTTGGCCGATGACTTGCTCACGGCCATGCTGCCGCACACGGGCAAGTCGTTTCGCTTAGGCATCAGTGGCGTACCGGGCGTGGGTAAGTCCACCTTCATTGAGGCGCTGGGTCTTTACCTGATTGCTCAGGGCCACCGCGTGGCGGTGTTGACCATTGACCCGTCTTCAACGGTGTCTGGCGGCTCGATCTTGGGTGACAAAACCCGCATGGAATTTTTGAGTGTTCACGCGCAAGCTTACATTCGCCCCAGTCCATCGAGTGGCACTTTGGGTGGTGTGGCTGAAAAAACGCGCGAGTCCATGTTGGTCTGCGAAGCCGCAGGCTACGACGTGGTGATTGTCGAAACCGTGGGCGTTGGCCAAAGCGAAACTGCGGTGGCCAACATGACCGACATGTTTGTGTTGTTGCAGTTGCCCAATGCGGGCGACGACTTGCAAGCCATCAAAAAAGGCGTGATGGAGATTGCCGATTTGGTGGTCATCAACAAAGCCGACATCGACGCCACCGCTGCCACGCGTGCGCAGTTGCAAATCACCAGTGCTTTGCAACTGTTGGGCATGCACGGTGGGGCAGGCCATGCGCACCGCAACACCGAGGTGTGGCACCCCAAGGTTGTGCAGCTCAGCGCCTTGCTGAACCAGGGGGTGGACGCGTTTTGGGCCGCTGTGTGCGAGTTCAAAGCCTTGCAAACCCAGAACGGTCGCTTTGCCGAGCGCCGCCAACACCAAGCCTTGTCGTGGATGTGGGAACGCATCGATGCAGGCCTCAAACAAGCCTTTCGGGCGCAGCCGCGTGTGCAAACACTGCTGCCCCAACTCAGCCAACACGTCGCATCTGGCCAATTGGCCGCATCGACGGCTGCCCGTCAACTGCTCAGCGCTTATCAGGCGCAGGGTTAA
- the scpA gene encoding methylmalonyl-CoA mutase, giving the protein MSQKPTEFNAANLEAWAKAAAKSAPGGDLNALNWKTLDGISVKPLYTAEDTQDLPYANTLPGFEPYLRGPQATMYSVRPWTIRQYAGFSTAEESNAFYRKALAAGGQGVSVAFDLATHRGYDSDHPRVTGDVGKAGVAIDSVEDMKILFNEIPLDKVSVSMTMNGAVLPVLAGYVVAAEEQGVSQELLSGTIQNDILKEFMVRNTYIYPPEPSMKIIGDIIGYTAKHMPKFNSISISGYHMQEAGANQALELAFTLADGKEYVKTAIASGLDVDAFAGRLSFFWAVGMNFYLEIAKMRAARLLWCRIMKGFDAKNPKSLMLRTHSQTSGWSLTEQDPYNNVVRTTIEAMAAVFGGTQSLHTNSFDEAIALPTEFSARIARNTQLIIQEETHITNVIDPWAGSYMMESLTQEMADKAWAIIEEVEAMGGMTKAVDSGWAKLKIEAAAAEKQARIDSGKDVIVGVNKYKLAKEDPIEILAIDNVRVRDGQIERLQKIKATRDTAKVEAALAALTQSAETGEGNLLDLSIKAIRLRATVGEVSDALEKVFGRHRADTQKVTGVYAAAYDDGENVGDTMEYWNALKADIAEFAESHGRRPRVMISKLGQDGHDRGAKVVATAFADLGYDVDMGPLFQTPEECARQAIENDVHAVGVSTLAAGHKTLVPAIIAELKKQGADDIIVFVGGVIPRQDYDFLYEAGVKGIYGPGTPIPASAKDVLEQIKKAIG; this is encoded by the coding sequence ATGAGCCAAAAGCCAACCGAATTCAACGCCGCTAACTTAGAAGCATGGGCCAAAGCAGCCGCCAAGTCTGCGCCAGGCGGCGACCTCAACGCCCTGAACTGGAAAACCTTGGACGGGATCAGCGTCAAACCGCTGTACACCGCCGAAGACACGCAAGACCTGCCTTACGCCAACACCTTGCCCGGCTTTGAGCCCTACTTGCGCGGCCCCCAAGCCACCATGTATTCGGTGCGCCCTTGGACGATTCGCCAATACGCAGGCTTCTCTACCGCTGAAGAATCCAACGCGTTTTACCGCAAGGCTTTGGCAGCCGGTGGCCAAGGCGTGTCGGTGGCGTTTGACTTGGCCACGCACCGCGGCTACGACTCTGACCATCCCCGTGTGACGGGCGACGTGGGCAAGGCCGGTGTGGCCATTGACTCGGTGGAAGACATGAAGATTTTGTTCAACGAAATTCCGTTGGACAAAGTGTCGGTCTCCATGACCATGAACGGCGCTGTGCTGCCTGTGTTGGCAGGCTACGTGGTGGCCGCTGAAGAGCAGGGCGTCAGCCAAGAGTTGCTGTCTGGAACGATTCAGAACGACATTCTGAAAGAGTTCATGGTGCGCAACACCTACATCTACCCGCCAGAGCCGTCGATGAAGATCATTGGCGACATCATTGGCTACACCGCCAAGCACATGCCCAAGTTCAACTCGATCTCGATTTCGGGTTACCACATGCAAGAGGCGGGTGCCAACCAAGCTTTGGAATTGGCTTTCACCTTGGCTGACGGCAAAGAGTATGTGAAGACCGCCATTGCCTCCGGTTTGGACGTGGACGCCTTCGCGGGCCGCTTGTCGTTCTTCTGGGCGGTGGGCATGAACTTCTATTTGGAAATCGCCAAGATGCGCGCCGCTCGTTTGCTGTGGTGCCGCATCATGAAGGGCTTTGACGCCAAGAACCCCAAGAGCCTCATGCTGCGCACGCACAGCCAAACTTCGGGCTGGTCGCTCACCGAGCAAGACCCGTACAACAACGTGGTGCGTACCACCATCGAAGCGATGGCGGCGGTGTTTGGTGGCACGCAGTCGCTGCACACCAACTCGTTTGACGAAGCGATCGCTCTGCCCACCGAGTTCTCGGCACGCATTGCGCGCAACACGCAGCTCATCATCCAAGAAGAAACCCATATCACCAACGTGATCGACCCATGGGCCGGTTCGTACATGATGGAGTCACTCACCCAAGAAATGGCCGACAAAGCCTGGGCCATCATCGAAGAAGTCGAAGCCATGGGCGGCATGACCAAAGCCGTGGACAGCGGCTGGGCCAAGTTGAAGATCGAAGCTGCCGCCGCGGAAAAGCAAGCGCGCATCGACTCTGGCAAAGACGTGATCGTGGGCGTGAACAAATACAAACTTGCCAAAGAAGACCCCATCGAAATTTTGGCCATCGACAACGTGCGCGTGCGCGACGGTCAGATTGAGCGTTTGCAAAAAATCAAAGCCACACGCGACACCGCCAAGGTGGAAGCCGCATTGGCCGCGTTGACGCAATCTGCTGAAACCGGCGAAGGCAATTTGCTTGATTTGTCCATCAAAGCCATTCGCCTGCGCGCCACGGTGGGCGAGGTGAGCGATGCCCTTGAGAAAGTGTTTGGCCGCCACCGTGCCGACACGCAAAAGGTCACCGGCGTGTACGCTGCTGCGTATGACGATGGCGAAAACGTGGGAGACACCATGGAATATTGGAACGCCCTCAAGGCAGACATTGCCGAGTTCGCCGAAAGCCATGGCCGCCGTCCTCGCGTGATGATTTCTAAGCTGGGCCAAGACGGCCACGACCGTGGCGCCAAAGTGGTGGCCACCGCGTTTGCTGACCTCGGCTACGACGTGGACATGGGCCCCTTGTTCCAAACGCCTGAAGAGTGCGCGCGCCAAGCCATCGAAAACGACGTCCACGCGGTGGGTGTGTCCACCCTCGCGGCAGGCCACAAAACCTTGGTGCCCGCCATCATTGCCGAGCTGAAGAAGCAAGGCGCAGACGACATCATCGTGTTCGTGGGTGGTGTGATTCCACGCCAAGACTACGACTTCTTGTACGAAGCGGGCGTCAAGGGCATCTACGGCCCAGGCACCCCTATTCCAGCCAGCGCCAAAGACGTGTTGGAGCAAATCAAAAAGGCCATCGGGTGA
- the dusA gene encoding tRNA dihydrouridine(20/20a) synthase DusA → MNFPDAAFWRTSVAPMMDWTDRHCRYFHRLLSRNTLLYTEMVTTGALRHGDTQRHLRFNTEEHPVALQLGGSDAADLAHGAKLGEQWGYDEINLNCGCPSDRVQRGAFGACLMNDPHTVADGVKAMLDVVSVPVSVKHRIGIDRIESYDFVRDFVGTVSDAGCKVFIVHARNAWLDGLSPKENREIPPLRYELGYQLKKDFPNLVIAINGGITTNAQMTEHLQHVDGVMLGREAYYNPWLLTTWDAEFYSDFHDIPTREAVEESMVAYMERANVEDGCPWYPIARHMLGLYHGQRGARLWRQVWSNHKLKPLPPRDVLNIAREALARGAEKPNEMPHDAV, encoded by the coding sequence ATGAATTTTCCTGATGCCGCGTTTTGGCGCACCTCGGTTGCCCCCATGATGGATTGGACGGACCGCCACTGCCGTTACTTTCACCGTCTGCTTAGCCGCAACACCTTGCTCTACACAGAAATGGTCACCACCGGCGCTCTGCGCCATGGCGATACGCAGCGACATTTGCGTTTCAATACCGAAGAGCATCCCGTGGCTTTGCAGCTCGGCGGCAGCGATGCGGCAGACTTGGCCCATGGCGCCAAGCTCGGTGAACAGTGGGGCTACGACGAAATCAACCTCAACTGTGGTTGCCCGTCTGACCGCGTGCAGCGCGGCGCATTTGGTGCGTGCTTGATGAATGACCCACACACCGTAGCGGACGGTGTCAAAGCCATGTTGGATGTAGTGAGCGTGCCCGTGTCTGTCAAGCACCGCATTGGCATTGACCGTATTGAAAGCTACGACTTTGTGCGCGACTTTGTGGGCACGGTCAGCGATGCAGGTTGCAAGGTGTTCATCGTGCATGCGCGCAACGCGTGGCTCGATGGTTTAAGCCCCAAAGAAAACCGGGAAATTCCACCCCTGCGCTACGAGCTGGGCTATCAGTTGAAAAAAGACTTTCCGAATTTGGTCATTGCGATCAACGGCGGCATCACCACCAATGCCCAAATGACCGAGCACTTGCAGCATGTAGATGGTGTGATGTTGGGGCGTGAGGCGTATTACAACCCTTGGCTTTTGACCACTTGGGATGCCGAGTTCTACAGTGATTTCCATGACATCCCAACCCGTGAAGCGGTAGAGGAGTCTATGGTCGCTTACATGGAGCGGGCCAACGTCGAAGACGGTTGTCCTTGGTATCCCATTGCCCGTCACATGCTAGGCCTGTACCACGGCCAACGTGGTGCGCGTTTATGGCGTCAGGTGTGGAGCAACCACAAGCTCAAACCTTTGCCGCCGCGCGACGTGTTGAATATTGCACGTGAGGCCCTGGCCCGAGGCGCAGAAAAGCCCAACGAGATGCCACACGATGCCGTCTGA
- the phaC gene encoding class I poly(R)-hydroxyalkanoic acid synthase, giving the protein MDQNAALKSLGDSWLKALASFQTIGGGDAQTPSLSFSPDKLEALQKQYIAEATELWNQSLHGKPEVKDRRFKGEAWGQNPMAAFTAAAYLLNTRTMMALTEAAETDAKTKARIQFAVEQWAAASAPSNYLALNAEAQQKAIETKGESISKGIQNLLHDLQQGHVSMTDESLFEVGKNVATTEGKVVFENEFFQLLEYKPLTAKVYERPFLLIPPCINKFYILDLQPENSLIRYAVSQGHRTFVVSWRNPDESLKNTTWDDYVEQVAIKAISVVQEIGATKQINALGFCVGGTILSNALAVLAARGEKPVASATFLTTLIDFTDTGVLDVFIDEGFVKYREGQFAKGGLMKGKDMASTFSFLRPNDLVWNYVVGNYLKGETPPPFDLLYWNSDSTNLPGPMYAWYLRNTYLENNLIKPGKTTVCGEKIDFRKVDLPVYIYGSREDHIVPIGGAYATTQVFPGKKRFVMGASGHIAGVINPPAANKRCFWTGSETTFPSDANQWIGKAKEHAGSWWTDWSTWLKSHAGKQIPAPKTYGKGKYKAIENAPGRYVKQRASN; this is encoded by the coding sequence ATGGATCAGAATGCGGCCCTCAAGAGCCTGGGGGATAGCTGGCTCAAAGCTTTGGCCTCATTTCAAACAATCGGTGGAGGGGACGCACAGACGCCCTCGTTGAGCTTCTCGCCAGACAAACTCGAGGCCTTGCAGAAACAGTACATCGCTGAAGCCACCGAGCTGTGGAACCAAAGCTTGCACGGCAAGCCCGAGGTGAAAGACCGCCGTTTCAAAGGCGAAGCTTGGGGGCAAAACCCCATGGCGGCATTCACCGCAGCGGCTTACTTGCTCAATACCCGCACCATGATGGCGCTCACCGAAGCCGCCGAAACAGACGCCAAAACCAAAGCGCGTATTCAATTCGCTGTCGAGCAATGGGCGGCGGCCTCTGCCCCCAGCAACTATTTGGCGCTCAACGCCGAAGCGCAACAAAAAGCGATTGAGACCAAGGGCGAAAGCATTTCCAAAGGCATTCAAAACTTGTTGCACGATCTGCAACAAGGCCATGTGTCGATGACCGATGAAAGCTTGTTTGAGGTCGGCAAAAACGTCGCCACCACCGAAGGCAAAGTGGTGTTTGAAAACGAGTTCTTCCAATTGCTCGAATACAAACCGCTCACTGCCAAGGTCTACGAACGCCCGTTCTTGTTGATTCCGCCTTGCATCAACAAGTTCTACATTCTCGATTTACAACCCGAAAACTCACTCATTCGTTATGCCGTGAGCCAAGGCCACCGCACGTTTGTGGTCAGCTGGCGCAACCCCGATGAGTCGCTGAAAAACACCACGTGGGATGACTATGTGGAGCAGGTGGCGATCAAAGCCATTTCTGTGGTGCAAGAAATTGGTGCCACCAAGCAAATCAATGCTCTGGGTTTTTGTGTTGGTGGAACGATTTTGTCCAACGCACTGGCGGTGTTGGCAGCGCGTGGCGAAAAGCCTGTGGCCAGTGCCACCTTCCTCACGACCTTGATTGACTTCACCGACACCGGCGTGTTGGATGTGTTCATCGACGAAGGATTTGTGAAATACCGCGAAGGTCAGTTTGCGAAGGGTGGTCTGATGAAGGGCAAAGACATGGCGTCGACCTTCAGCTTTTTGCGCCCCAACGATTTGGTGTGGAACTACGTGGTGGGCAACTACCTCAAAGGCGAAACACCGCCGCCGTTTGATTTGTTGTATTGGAACAGCGACTCGACCAATTTGCCTGGCCCCATGTATGCCTGGTATTTGCGCAACACCTACCTTGAAAACAACCTCATCAAGCCAGGCAAAACCACCGTGTGCGGCGAAAAAATTGACTTCCGCAAAGTGGATCTGCCCGTGTACATCTACGGTTCACGCGAAGACCACATCGTGCCGATCGGCGGCGCTTACGCCACCACGCAAGTGTTCCCAGGCAAAAAGCGTTTTGTCATGGGTGCGTCAGGCCACATAGCCGGCGTGATTAACCCGCCTGCAGCCAATAAACGCTGCTTTTGGACGGGCAGCGAGACTACATTTCCTAGCGACGCCAATCAGTGGATTGGCAAAGCCAAAGAACATGCGGGCAGCTGGTGGACGGATTGGTCAACTTGGCTCAAATCGCATGCTGGAAAGCAAATCCCCGCGCCCAAGACATACGGCAAAGGCAAATACAAAGCGATCGAGAACGCACCCGGTCGCTATGTGAAACAACGCGCAAGCAATTAA
- a CDS encoding NfeD family protein, which translates to MDNPTLWWLVAGGLVVAELLTGTFYLLMLSLGAAVAALAAYAGGSLTVQIVTAAVVGGAAVVLWNIKQTPSNDAQDSNIHLDIGEIVTVEAWDAQGHAQVKHRGTQWAAVCAQDITHEPGLHRIIEMQGNRLVLEKI; encoded by the coding sequence ATGGATAACCCAACCCTCTGGTGGCTCGTCGCAGGCGGTCTCGTGGTGGCTGAACTGCTAACCGGCACGTTTTATTTGCTCATGCTCTCCCTCGGTGCGGCAGTCGCTGCACTGGCCGCCTACGCCGGTGGCTCGCTGACCGTGCAAATCGTCACGGCAGCTGTGGTCGGAGGCGCGGCGGTCGTGCTGTGGAACATCAAGCAAACGCCGAGCAACGATGCGCAAGACAGCAACATTCATCTGGACATTGGCGAAATCGTCACGGTCGAAGCCTGGGACGCGCAAGGCCACGCCCAAGTCAAACACCGAGGCACACAATGGGCCGCCGTTTGCGCGCAAGACATCACACATGAACCGGGCTTGCACCGCATCATTGAGATGCAAGGTAACCGCTTGGTGCTTGAAAAAATCTAA
- a CDS encoding stomatin-like protein, giving the protein MEIALLLLAIAVLFIVKTVKVVPQQNAWVVERLGKYHASLTPGLNFVVPFIDNVIQKHSLKEIPLDVPSQICITRDNTQLQVDGILYFQVTDPRLASYGSSNYIMAVTQLAQTSLRSVIGKLELDKTFEERDIINAQVVAAIDEAALNWGVKVLRYEIKDLTPPAEILHAMQAQITAEREKRALIAASEGRRQEQINIATGEREAFIARSEGEKQAAINKAQGEAASITAVADATAQAIERIAAAIRQPGGEQAVQLKVAEQAVQAYAKVASDAKTTLIVPSNMTEVSGLIASAMQMVKLDK; this is encoded by the coding sequence ATGGAAATCGCTCTCCTCCTTTTAGCCATTGCCGTTTTGTTCATCGTCAAAACCGTCAAAGTCGTGCCCCAACAAAACGCGTGGGTGGTGGAACGGCTGGGCAAGTACCACGCCAGCCTCACACCCGGCTTGAACTTTGTGGTGCCCTTCATCGACAACGTGATTCAAAAGCACAGCCTCAAAGAAATTCCACTCGACGTGCCTAGCCAAATTTGCATCACGCGCGACAACACGCAGCTGCAAGTCGATGGCATTTTGTATTTCCAAGTGACCGACCCGCGCCTGGCCAGCTACGGCTCGTCCAACTACATCATGGCCGTCACGCAGCTGGCACAAACCAGCTTGCGCAGCGTGATTGGCAAGTTGGAACTCGACAAAACCTTTGAAGAGCGCGACATCATCAACGCGCAAGTGGTGGCAGCCATTGACGAAGCCGCGCTGAACTGGGGCGTGAAAGTGCTGCGCTACGAAATCAAAGACCTCACACCACCCGCCGAAATCTTGCATGCCATGCAAGCGCAAATCACGGCAGAGCGTGAAAAGCGCGCCCTGATCGCAGCCTCTGAAGGCCGTCGCCAAGAGCAAATCAACATTGCCACCGGCGAGCGCGAAGCCTTCATTGCCCGCTCAGAAGGCGAGAAACAAGCCGCCATCAACAAAGCCCAAGGCGAAGCCGCCTCCATCACCGCCGTGGCCGACGCCACCGCCCAAGCGATTGAGCGCATTGCAGCGGCCATTCGCCAACCCGGCGGCGAACAAGCCGTGCAACTCAAAGTGGCCGAACAAGCGGTGCAGGCCTACGCCAAGGTGGCGTCAGATGCCAAGACCACGCTCATCGTGCCCAGCAACATGACCGAGGTGTCGGGCCTGATTGCCTCAGCCATGCAGATGGTGAAGCTGGACAAATAA
- the phbB gene encoding acetoacetyl-CoA reductase, which translates to MSKKVAYVTGGMGGIGTAICQRLHKEGFKVIAGCGPTRDFNKWLDEQKALGYTFYASVGNVGDWESTVEAFTKTRAEHGPIDVLVNNAGITKDRMFLKMTREDWSAVMSTNLDSMFNVTKQVVPDMVERGWGRIINISSVNGEKGQAGQTNYSAAKAGMHGFSMALAQELATKGVTVNTVSPGYIGTDMVNAIRPDVLEKIVATVPVKRLGKPSEIASIIAWMASEDGGYTTGADFAVNGGLHMG; encoded by the coding sequence ATGAGCAAAAAAGTAGCGTACGTCACAGGTGGTATGGGTGGTATCGGAACCGCGATTTGCCAACGCCTTCACAAAGAAGGCTTCAAGGTCATCGCCGGTTGTGGTCCAACACGAGACTTCAACAAATGGCTCGACGAGCAAAAAGCGCTGGGCTACACCTTCTACGCGTCCGTGGGTAACGTGGGCGATTGGGAGTCAACGGTCGAAGCTTTTACCAAGACCAGGGCCGAACACGGCCCCATCGACGTGTTGGTCAACAACGCAGGCATCACCAAGGACCGCATGTTCTTGAAGATGACCCGTGAAGACTGGAGCGCCGTGATGAGCACCAACCTCGACTCCATGTTCAACGTGACCAAGCAAGTCGTGCCAGACATGGTCGAGCGCGGCTGGGGTCGCATCATCAACATCTCGTCGGTAAACGGTGAAAAAGGCCAAGCCGGTCAAACCAACTACTCGGCTGCCAAAGCCGGCATGCACGGTTTCTCCATGGCTTTGGCCCAAGAGTTGGCCACCAAAGGCGTGACGGTCAACACCGTGTCGCCTGGCTACATCGGCACCGACATGGTCAACGCCATCCGTCCTGACGTGTTGGAAAAGATTGTGGCCACCGTGCCCGTCAAGCGTTTGGGCAAACCCAGCGAAATCGCGTCCATCATCGCGTGGATGGCCAGTGAAGATGGTGGCTACACCACCGGCGCTGACTTTGCGGTGAACGGCGGTTTGCACATGGGCTAA